In Blattabacterium cuenoti, the following proteins share a genomic window:
- a CDS encoding glycine--tRNA ligase, whose amino-acid sequence MKKCSHFFDFLISHAKIYGFIFPSSEIYGGLNAIYDYGPHGVELKNNIKEFWWKSMTQIHENIVGVDSSILMHSNVWHASGHVDQFNELLIENKDSNKRYRPEILIQEYVDKNFLNDPKKKEKTLSRLSKSLKKRDLLDIKILIDELCICDPVFKRKNWTEIRHFNMMFKIKNGNEKDLYLRPETAQGIFSNFQNIIRSNRMKIPFGIAQIGKSFRNEIIARKFIFRMREFEQMEMQFFILPEEEMKWYEYWKKNRLKWHLELNSEDNKKSYKLCDHDHLAHYASVGADIKFHFPFGFQEIEGIHSRRDFDLKNHEFFSKKKLRIFELDRNYIPYVIETSLGLDRLFLAIFSSSLKKEKLKNGKIRIVLKLPYYLSPIKAAIFPLVRKDGLPEIAKKIFNDIRGYHRLVYDEKESIGKLYRRQDAIGTPFCFTVDYNTIKTDTVTIRYRDNMEQKRIHIKEISKIIEQETGLRKILKNLSNFR is encoded by the coding sequence ATGAAAAAATGTAGTCATTTTTTTGATTTTTTAATTTCTCACGCAAAAATTTATGGTTTCATTTTTCCTTCTAGCGAAATTTATGGAGGATTAAATGCTATTTATGATTATGGTCCACATGGAGTGGAGTTAAAAAATAATATAAAAGAATTTTGGTGGAAGTCAATGACTCAGATTCATGAAAATATAGTAGGAGTAGATTCTTCTATCCTTATGCATTCTAATGTTTGGCATGCATCCGGTCATGTTGATCAATTTAATGAATTATTAATTGAGAATAAAGACTCTAATAAGAGATATCGTCCTGAAATTTTAATTCAAGAATATGTAGATAAAAATTTTTTAAATGATCCTAAAAAAAAAGAAAAAACATTATCTCGTTTATCTAAATCTTTGAAAAAAAGAGATTTGCTTGACATTAAAATTTTAATTGATGAATTATGCATTTGTGATCCCGTTTTTAAAAGAAAAAATTGGACAGAAATTCGTCATTTCAATATGATGTTCAAAATTAAAAATGGCAATGAAAAAGATTTATATCTTCGCCCCGAAACAGCTCAAGGTATATTTTCTAATTTTCAAAATATTATAAGATCTAATAGAATGAAAATTCCATTTGGAATTGCACAAATAGGAAAATCATTTAGAAATGAAATTATTGCAAGAAAATTTATATTCAGAATGCGGGAATTTGAACAAATGGAAATGCAATTTTTTATTCTTCCCGAAGAAGAAATGAAATGGTATGAGTATTGGAAAAAAAACCGATTAAAATGGCATTTAGAATTAAACTCAGAAGATAATAAAAAATCCTATAAATTATGTGATCATGATCATTTAGCTCATTATGCAAGTGTGGGGGCAGATATAAAATTTCATTTTCCTTTTGGGTTTCAAGAAATAGAAGGAATTCATTCTCGTAGAGATTTTGATTTAAAAAATCATGAATTTTTTTCTAAAAAAAAATTAAGAATTTTTGAATTGGATCGAAATTATATTCCTTATGTTATAGAAACATCTTTAGGATTAGATCGTCTTTTTTTAGCTATATTTTCTTCTTCCTTAAAAAAAGAAAAATTAAAAAATGGAAAAATACGTATAGTATTAAAACTTCCCTATTATTTATCTCCAATTAAAGCGGCTATATTTCCGTTAGTTAGAAAAGATGGATTACCAGAAATAGCAAAAAAAATATTTAATGATATAAGGGGTTATCATAGATTAGTTTACGATGAAAAAGAATCCATTGGGAAACTATATCGAAGACAAGACGCTATAGGAACTCCATTTTGTTTTACTGTAGATTACAATACTATAAAAACAGATACAGTAACCATAAGATATAGAGATAATATGGAGCAAAAAAGAATTCACATAAAAGAAATATCAAAAATAATAGAACAAGAAACTGGATTAAGAAAAATTTTAAAAAACTTATCTAATTTTAGATAA
- the trxB gene encoding thioredoxin-disulfide reductase, whose protein sequence is MLFKKQIQNCVIIGSGPAGYSAAIYAARANINPILLTGFQPGGQLTTTTDVDNYLGFPEGINGNDLMNNCKKQAERFNTKIIHQSVNHVILSNKKGGTHRIFLDKKKCIESIGLIVATGSRPKSLGINKEKKFIGLGVSFCATCDGFFHKEKDVAVIGGGDTALEEAHYLAKICKKVYLIVRKNYFKASKILQYRILRKKNINVFFCSNVTEIIGDNFLEGIKIFNQKTETSKTILISGLFIAIGHVPNTEIFKNELDLDKKGYIIVQKGKTITSKPGVFAAGDVQDPDYRQAITSAGTGCMAALDLEKYLSLCIESIT, encoded by the coding sequence ATGTTATTTAAAAAACAAATACAAAATTGTGTAATTATTGGATCTGGACCTGCTGGTTATTCTGCTGCTATATATGCAGCAAGAGCTAATATAAATCCTATTCTTTTGACTGGATTTCAACCTGGAGGACAATTAACGACAACTACTGATGTTGATAACTATCTTGGTTTTCCCGAAGGGATTAACGGGAACGATCTAATGAATAATTGCAAAAAACAAGCAGAACGTTTTAATACTAAAATAATTCATCAATCAGTAAATCATGTTATTTTATCTAATAAAAAAGGAGGAACACATCGTATTTTTTTAGATAAAAAAAAATGTATAGAAAGTATAGGACTTATTGTAGCTACAGGTTCTCGACCGAAATCTCTGGGAATCAATAAAGAAAAAAAATTTATAGGATTAGGAGTTTCTTTTTGTGCTACTTGCGATGGTTTTTTTCATAAAGAAAAAGATGTAGCTGTAATAGGAGGTGGAGATACGGCTTTAGAGGAAGCACATTATTTAGCAAAGATTTGTAAAAAAGTGTATTTAATAGTGAGAAAAAATTATTTTAAAGCATCCAAAATTTTACAATATCGTATTTTAAGAAAAAAAAATATTAATGTCTTCTTTTGTTCCAATGTTACAGAAATTATTGGAGATAATTTTTTAGAAGGGATTAAAATTTTTAACCAAAAAACTGAAACTAGTAAAACAATTTTAATTAGTGGCTTATTTATTGCTATCGGTCATGTTCCTAATACAGAAATTTTTAAAAATGAATTAGATTTGGACAAAAAAGGATATATTATTGTGCAAAAAGGAAAAACTATAACGAGTAAACCTGGAGTATTTGCGGCAGGAGATGTCCAGGATCCTGATTATCGTCAAGCTATTACTTCTGCTGGAACTGGATGCATGGCGGCATTAGATTTAGAAAAGTATTTATCTTTATGCATTGAATCAATAACATGA
- a CDS encoding type I restriction enzyme HsdR N-terminal domain-containing protein has protein sequence MRNKIYIFCVIRKKFYFFTQEEVIRQYIIFLLKQIKNYKNSNIWVEYPLKINKLNKRLDILVQFNKKPHILIECKTPKISITQKTFDQISIYNQTIKAPFLMVSNGINNFIFQVDKYKKKFSFLKHIP, from the coding sequence ATGAGAAATAAAATTTATATATTCTGCGTAATCAGAAAAAAATTTTATTTCTTTACTCAAGAAGAAGTAATACGTCAATATATAATTTTTTTATTAAAACAAATAAAAAATTATAAAAACTCCAATATATGGGTGGAATATCCTTTAAAAATAAATAAACTGAATAAACGACTAGATATTCTTGTTCAATTTAATAAAAAACCACACATATTGATAGAATGTAAGACTCCAAAAATTTCTATTACACAAAAAACTTTTGATCAAATTTCCATATATAATCAAACTATCAAAGCTCCATTTTTAATGGTAAGTAATGGAATAAATAATTTTATTTTTCAAGTTGATAAATACAAAAAGAAATTTTCATTTCTAAAACATATTCCATAA